From one Ferrovibrio sp. MS7 genomic stretch:
- a CDS encoding NAD/NADP-dependent octopine/nopaline dehydrogenase family protein: MSNGKEIWTIIGAGMGGKGLVAQLGIDGCRLRIHDIDDAQVAGMRAAGGLHIEGRDIPFAPVEMATTDLAAAVKGAGVLIVSTYGNDHPALARQLAPLLEDGQLIVLCQGHFCGPLVFRSALDAAGCKAMVDIAEMDAYPYMLHVKAPDRVIMTTIKEKWHLSALPASRTEACLARIVHAFPGLQAAGNMLETALVDLGGILHVGGMITNVGMVEGDQTYNFYANNMVPSVCNLLLAMDRERLAVAQAFGIKTVDIPTWLAVTYSFRDMTLHEALQKMAVTHYRYAPAPKSLTHRYLVQDVGCGLVPLAALARVAGLATPVIDSVIQIANALTGRNFHEEGRNLAALGLSGKNIAQINATITGN, from the coding sequence GTGAGCAACGGTAAGGAAATCTGGACGATCATCGGCGCCGGCATGGGCGGCAAGGGGCTGGTGGCCCAATTGGGCATCGATGGTTGTCGGCTGCGCATCCACGACATTGACGATGCCCAGGTGGCAGGCATGCGTGCCGCCGGCGGCCTGCATATCGAAGGTCGTGATATTCCTTTTGCGCCGGTGGAGATGGCCACCACGGATCTCGCCGCGGCCGTCAAGGGCGCCGGCGTGCTGATCGTCAGTACCTATGGCAACGATCATCCTGCGCTGGCGCGGCAACTTGCACCGTTGCTCGAAGATGGCCAGTTGATCGTGCTCTGCCAGGGCCATTTCTGCGGCCCGCTGGTTTTCCGTTCGGCACTGGATGCCGCCGGCTGCAAGGCCATGGTCGATATCGCCGAGATGGATGCTTATCCTTACATGCTGCATGTGAAGGCGCCTGACCGCGTCATCATGACCACCATCAAGGAGAAGTGGCATCTTTCAGCCTTACCGGCTTCGCGTACCGAAGCCTGCCTGGCGCGCATTGTTCACGCTTTTCCAGGCTTGCAGGCCGCCGGCAATATGCTCGAGACGGCATTGGTCGATCTTGGTGGCATCCTGCATGTCGGCGGCATGATCACCAATGTCGGCATGGTCGAAGGCGATCAGACTTACAATTTCTACGCCAATAACATGGTACCCAGCGTGTGCAACCTGCTGCTCGCCATGGACCGGGAACGGCTGGCAGTGGCACAGGCCTTCGGCATCAAGACGGTGGATATCCCCACCTGGCTGGCGGTTACGTATTCCTTCCGCGACATGACATTGCATGAAGCGCTGCAGAAAATGGCGGTGACACATTATCGCTATGCGCCCGCGCCGAAATCACTGACCCATCGCTATCTGGTGCAGGATGTCGGCTGCGGTTTGGTGCCGCTGGCGGCCCTGGCCCGCGTGGCCGGCCTGGCAACACCGGTGATCGACTCGGTGATCCAGATCGCCAATGCGCTTACCGGGCGTAATTTCCATGAGGAAGGGCGCAATCTCGCCGCGCTCGGCCTTTCCGGAAAGAACATCGCACAGATCAACGCCACCATCACCGGCAATTGA
- a CDS encoding ABC transporter substrate-binding protein, with amino-acid sequence MLHRRQFAALAAATLFGATAFAGAVQAQEAVRVGFLTVNSGALAAGGRQMEEGIKLFLKERNGRLAGRQIELIVADTAGVPANTRSKTQELVERNKVHVVIGPLAAFEALAINDYIQQAQVPIISPSAAAEDLTQRRLNPWFVRAVSTSAQPVHALADYAAKTLGYKRIAIIADDFAFGHEMSAGFQRVFEENGGKVVQKLWPPLNVADYGSYIAQINTKVDAVFAGFAGANGLRFLKQYNEYGMKGRIPVLGHMTTVDEGILKNMGDEALGVISAGWYSAALESPANAKFVSAVRAEYKADPGYYTMGAYLAGIFLEKAMEKVQGKIEDKDAFMKALRSLDLPETPLGPVKIDQYGNPVFNTYIRKVEKGANGLTNKVIHTYTGTTQFWSYDPAAFLANPVYSREWPLARNLE; translated from the coding sequence ATGTTACATCGTCGCCAATTCGCGGCCCTTGCGGCAGCGACCCTGTTTGGCGCGACTGCTTTCGCCGGCGCCGTGCAGGCGCAGGAAGCGGTCCGCGTCGGCTTCCTCACGGTGAATTCCGGCGCGCTCGCGGCCGGTGGTCGCCAGATGGAAGAGGGCATCAAGCTGTTCCTCAAGGAGCGCAATGGCCGTTTGGCCGGTCGGCAGATCGAGCTGATCGTTGCCGATACCGCCGGCGTTCCCGCCAATACCCGCTCCAAGACCCAGGAACTGGTGGAGCGCAACAAGGTGCATGTAGTGATCGGTCCGCTCGCCGCTTTCGAGGCGCTGGCGATCAATGACTATATCCAGCAGGCACAGGTGCCGATCATCTCGCCGTCAGCGGCGGCAGAGGATCTGACCCAGCGCCGGCTCAATCCCTGGTTCGTGCGCGCGGTGTCCACTTCGGCGCAGCCGGTGCATGCCCTGGCTGATTATGCGGCCAAGACCCTGGGCTACAAGCGCATTGCCATCATCGCCGACGATTTTGCCTTCGGCCATGAAATGTCGGCCGGCTTCCAGCGCGTGTTCGAGGAAAATGGCGGCAAGGTGGTGCAGAAGCTGTGGCCGCCGCTGAATGTGGCCGACTACGGCTCCTATATTGCCCAGATCAACACCAAGGTGGACGCGGTATTCGCCGGCTTCGCCGGTGCCAACGGCCTGCGGTTCCTCAAGCAGTATAATGAATATGGCATGAAGGGCCGCATCCCGGTGCTGGGTCACATGACCACGGTGGATGAGGGCATCCTGAAGAACATGGGCGATGAAGCGCTCGGGGTGATTTCCGCCGGCTGGTACAGTGCCGCACTGGAAAGCCCGGCGAATGCCAAGTTCGTCTCGGCCGTGCGTGCCGAATACAAGGCCGATCCGGGTTACTACACCATGGGTGCCTATCTCGCCGGCATCTTCCTGGAAAAGGCCATGGAAAAAGTGCAGGGCAAGATCGAGGACAAGGATGCCTTCATGAAGGCGCTGCGCAGCCTCGATCTGCCGGAAACCCCGCTGGGCCCGGTGAAGATCGACCAGTATGGCAACCCGGTGTTCAACACCTATATCCGCAAGGTGGAGAAGGGTGCGAACGGCCTGACCAACAAGGTGATCCACACCTATACCGGCACCACGCAATTCTGGAGCTATGATCCGGCGGCCTTCCTGGCCAACCCGGTCTATTCCCGTGAATGGCCGCTGGCGAGGAATCTCGAGTGA
- a CDS encoding SRPBCC family protein has translation MQFDVSFVVPMPPEQAWPLLLDVRRIAPCLPGAELTDVLGDNRYKGRARVKVGPIELSFAGEAELRDIDNQAHTASVVARGAEGKGRGNAAATVRFQLSPDAAGTKVVAITDLQLVGAVAQYGRGAGLIKEIANQLTQQFARNLQASIAAEQSAAPAPAAESAPASATMPNAAAAPPPPPAAIMPPPPVKAVSGLSLVWAALRAMVARWFGRG, from the coding sequence ATGCAATTCGATGTCTCTTTCGTTGTGCCAATGCCACCCGAGCAGGCTTGGCCGCTGTTGCTTGATGTGCGCCGCATCGCGCCCTGCCTGCCTGGTGCTGAACTCACCGATGTGCTGGGCGACAACCGCTACAAGGGCCGCGCCAGGGTGAAGGTCGGCCCGATCGAACTGAGCTTCGCCGGCGAAGCCGAGCTGCGGGATATTGACAATCAGGCCCATACCGCATCAGTGGTGGCGCGCGGCGCTGAGGGCAAAGGCCGTGGCAATGCCGCTGCCACCGTGCGTTTCCAGCTCAGCCCCGATGCCGCCGGTACCAAGGTTGTCGCCATAACCGATCTCCAACTGGTCGGTGCCGTGGCGCAATATGGTCGCGGTGCCGGCCTGATCAAGGAAATCGCCAATCAGCTCACTCAGCAATTCGCCCGCAATCTGCAGGCGTCGATTGCGGCGGAACAATCCGCCGCCCCGGCCCCGGCGGCAGAATCCGCTCCTGCTTCTGCAACTATGCCGAACGCTGCCGCAGCACCGCCGCCGCCCCCTGCCGCAATCATGCCGCCGCCACCTGTAAAGGCCGTTTCAGGACTCAGCCTGGTCTGGGCCGCTCTGCGCGCCATGGTGGCCCGCTGGTTCGGTCGCGGCTGA
- a CDS encoding GntR family transcriptional regulator: protein MLRETVYARLRYEVLSCQLAPGEPLREQELAARYEVSKQPVREALLRLERERLVTVLPRQGYRVNPISLSDARDLCRFRETLEPICASEAARQASDEELAALEAYRSFSGDSSAFTAYNRHFHCAIADASGSARMAATVRELVEQAERLVLVSLQSVKGRNNALLAAEHGDIVDALLARNGRQAANLLRDHVVRANARILEFLSRFPVVP, encoded by the coding sequence TTGCTGCGAGAGACGGTTTATGCCCGCCTACGTTACGAGGTGCTCTCCTGTCAGCTCGCCCCAGGTGAGCCGCTGCGCGAGCAGGAACTGGCGGCACGCTACGAGGTGAGCAAGCAGCCGGTGCGGGAGGCCTTGTTGCGGCTGGAGCGCGAGCGGCTGGTGACCGTGCTGCCGCGCCAGGGTTATCGCGTCAATCCGATCTCGCTGTCCGATGCCCGCGATCTCTGTCGTTTCCGCGAAACCCTGGAGCCGATCTGTGCCAGCGAAGCGGCCCGGCAGGCTAGCGACGAAGAACTGGCCGCGCTGGAGGCCTATCGCAGCTTCAGCGGGGATAGTTCTGCCTTCACGGCCTATAACCGGCATTTTCACTGCGCCATCGCGGATGCCTCGGGTTCGGCACGGATGGCGGCGACGGTGCGCGAATTGGTGGAGCAGGCCGAGCGGCTGGTGCTGGTGAGCCTGCAATCGGTGAAGGGGCGCAATAATGCGCTGCTGGCGGCCGAGCATGGCGACATCGTCGATGCCCTGCTGGCACGCAATGGCCGCCAGGCCGCCAACCTGCTGCGCGATCATGTTGTGCGGGCCAATGCCCGCATTCTCGAATTCCTGTCTCGCTTCCCGGTGGTGCCGTGA
- a CDS encoding branched-chain amino acid ABC transporter permease, translating to MPLAFWLIQSLNALALGGLLFLLSSGFSLIFGLMRIANLTHGAYFMLGAYVGLSALRAGLGFPLAILAGGATIAVVGGLVERFILRRLASRTLAQVLVTLGLSFVIADLCLMLWTGDPMQLPVPPYLSQPVRLGNFVFPGYRIFVVVLSLLVAFLLWLLLERTRLGAMVRAGVDDMEMARAVGIPVPRLFTIVFCLGCGLAGMGGVLGGPILSVYPGLDGEMLPLALVVVILGGIGSLAGAFVGSFITGFIYTFGQALLPGLAYMILFLPMILILMLRPSGLFGAKQ from the coding sequence ATGCCGCTAGCTTTCTGGCTGATCCAGAGCCTGAATGCCCTTGCCTTGGGCGGGCTGCTTTTCCTGCTCTCTTCTGGCTTCTCGCTGATTTTCGGCCTCATGCGCATCGCCAATCTGACGCATGGCGCCTATTTCATGCTCGGCGCCTATGTAGGCCTCTCGGCCTTGCGCGCCGGCCTCGGCTTTCCGCTCGCTATTCTTGCCGGCGGTGCCACCATCGCGGTGGTGGGCGGCCTGGTTGAGCGCTTCATCCTGCGGCGGCTGGCCAGTCGCACGCTGGCCCAGGTGCTGGTGACGCTTGGTCTCTCCTTCGTCATCGCCGATCTCTGTCTGATGCTGTGGACCGGCGATCCGATGCAATTGCCGGTGCCACCCTACCTGTCGCAGCCGGTGCGGCTCGGCAATTTTGTCTTTCCGGGGTACCGCATCTTCGTCGTCGTGTTGTCCTTGCTGGTAGCGTTCCTGCTGTGGCTGCTGCTTGAGCGCACGCGGCTCGGCGCCATGGTGCGCGCTGGTGTCGATGATATGGAGATGGCGCGTGCTGTCGGCATTCCGGTGCCGCGTCTGTTCACCATTGTCTTCTGCCTCGGCTGCGGCCTTGCCGGCATGGGCGGCGTGCTTGGTGGCCCGATCCTGTCGGTTTATCCCGGTCTCGATGGCGAGATGCTGCCGCTGGCCCTGGTCGTGGTCATCCTCGGCGGCATCGGCAGCCTCGCGGGCGCCTTTGTCGGCAGTTTCATCACCGGCTTCATCTACACGTTCGGCCAGGCATTGCTGCCCGGCCTTGCCTACATGATCCTGTTCCTGCCGATGATCCTGATATTGATGCTGCGTCCGAGCGGCCTGTTCGGAGCCAAGCAATGA
- a CDS encoding ABC transporter permease — MLRRNLANVVYPMITLVVLIIIWTVSIRLFKVPNYILPEPMAVLRQLHKGYILGDYWPHVLFTLQNTAIGYFFGCSIAIVFGALLAESRNFDRFVYPFIIALQSMPKVALAPLIIVWFGFGMLSKVVMVALICFFPLFINTSVGIKQTPQPLIDMMKVFSASRLEIFFRLKLRAAMGHIFAGLQIGVVLSLIGAVVAEFVASTKGLGYLVSTSQANFDVATMFAALVGLIAIGITGTQLVRLFHGIVVFWESNSSSETVVSE, encoded by the coding sequence ATGCTGCGTCGCAATCTAGCCAATGTAGTCTATCCGATGATCACCCTGGTGGTGTTGATCATTATCTGGACGGTGTCGATCCGGCTGTTCAAAGTGCCGAACTACATCCTGCCGGAACCGATGGCCGTGCTGCGTCAACTGCACAAGGGCTATATCCTTGGGGATTACTGGCCGCATGTGCTGTTCACGCTGCAGAACACGGCCATCGGCTATTTCTTCGGCTGCAGCATAGCCATCGTATTCGGCGCCTTGCTGGCGGAATCGCGCAATTTCGATCGCTTTGTCTATCCCTTCATCATTGCCCTGCAGTCAATGCCGAAAGTGGCGCTGGCGCCGCTGATCATCGTCTGGTTTGGCTTCGGCATGCTGTCGAAGGTGGTGATGGTGGCGCTGATCTGCTTCTTCCCGCTGTTCATCAATACCAGCGTCGGCATCAAGCAGACCCCGCAGCCGCTGATTGACATGATGAAGGTGTTCTCCGCCTCGCGGCTGGAAATCTTCTTCCGTCTCAAATTGCGCGCCGCCATGGGTCATATCTTCGCCGGACTGCAGATCGGCGTGGTGCTGAGCCTGATCGGCGCGGTGGTGGCCGAATTCGTCGCTTCGACCAAGGGCCTGGGCTACCTGGTCTCGACGTCGCAGGCGAATTTCGATGTCGCAACCATGTTTGCTGCCTTGGTCGGCCTGATCGCCATCGGCATCACGGGCACGCAATTGGTCCGGCTGTTCCACGGCATCGTGGTGTTCTGGGAAAGTAACAGCAGCAGCGAAACCGTGGTTTCCGAGTAG
- a CDS encoding GntR family transcriptional regulator yields the protein MNIETTHLRREEIYQRLRAEMLSCALAPGANLHEAELAERFAISKSPIRDALMRLEAERLVLVAPRKGYRVAPISVSDARDLFGLRMVLEQAAAPDVAANASEADLKALDRFRSLAAWGSDDFVTYNREFHCAVVELCSNRRIAETGRSVIEQFDRLVVMSISTLAERNTEGLIAEHAAIIDALQARDGRLAARLLQKHIEFGVKRVLKALEQAAVIP from the coding sequence ATGAATATTGAGACCACACACCTCCGCCGCGAGGAGATATATCAGCGTCTGCGCGCAGAGATGTTATCCTGCGCCCTGGCGCCGGGCGCCAATCTGCATGAAGCCGAACTGGCGGAGCGTTTCGCGATCAGCAAATCGCCGATCCGTGACGCCTTGATGCGCCTGGAAGCCGAGCGCCTGGTGCTGGTGGCGCCGCGCAAGGGCTATCGCGTGGCGCCGATTTCGGTGTCGGATGCGCGCGACCTGTTCGGCCTGCGAATGGTGCTTGAGCAGGCGGCGGCGCCGGATGTGGCGGCCAATGCTTCGGAAGCCGATCTGAAGGCGCTGGACCGCTTCCGCAGCCTGGCGGCCTGGGGCAGCGACGATTTCGTTACCTATAACCGTGAATTCCATTGCGCCGTGGTCGAGTTGTGCAGCAACCGGCGCATCGCCGAGACCGGGCGATCCGTGATCGAGCAGTTCGACCGCCTGGTGGTGATGAGCATCTCCACCCTGGCCGAACGCAATACCGAAGGCCTGATCGCCGAACATGCCGCCATCATCGATGCCTTGCAGGCACGCGATGGTCGCCTGGCGGCGCGGCTGCTGCAGAAGCATATCGAATTCGGCGTCAAACGCGTGTTGAAGGCGCTGGAACAGGCCGCTGTCATTCCCTGA
- a CDS encoding alpha/beta fold hydrolase codes for MQKLTSRDGKLTAVQTGTGPDLLILHSLLTDRTAFDPVLPKLTEKFRVTLVNLPGFHGSAPIPAGIEGYADRVATVFDDFGLGQDCAVMGNGFGGTVAVAMALRHGARFGKMVLSDVAAGFPEQGKVAFRVMAEKVGSEGLGGIVDIAARRVFHDAYLAKHPEAFEERRQVLLGIDPQAFIAACQSLIACDLVPQLDSIRNATLVVVGELDAATPPVLCRQLAAGIPGAWLTEIAQCGHCPPLEMPDVFIETVRGFLAF; via the coding sequence ATGCAAAAGCTTACCAGCCGCGATGGCAAACTCACTGCTGTGCAGACCGGCACTGGCCCGGACCTGTTGATCCTGCATTCGCTGCTCACGGATCGCACCGCCTTTGATCCGGTATTACCGAAGCTGACCGAGAAGTTCCGCGTCACCCTGGTCAACCTGCCTGGTTTCCATGGGTCGGCCCCGATCCCGGCGGGCATCGAGGGCTATGCTGATCGCGTCGCCACCGTGTTCGACGATTTCGGCCTTGGCCAGGATTGCGCCGTCATGGGCAATGGCTTTGGCGGCACCGTGGCGGTTGCGATGGCGCTGCGCCACGGCGCGCGCTTCGGCAAGATGGTGCTCAGCGACGTGGCGGCGGGCTTTCCGGAGCAGGGCAAGGTGGCGTTTCGCGTCATGGCAGAGAAGGTCGGCAGCGAGGGTCTTGGCGGCATTGTCGATATCGCCGCGCGCCGGGTGTTTCACGATGCCTATCTGGCAAAGCATCCCGAAGCCTTTGAGGAACGCCGCCAGGTGTTGCTTGGTATCGATCCGCAGGCCTTCATTGCTGCCTGCCAGTCGCTGATTGCCTGCGATCTGGTGCCCCAGCTTGATAGCATCCGCAACGCCACCCTGGTGGTGGTGGGCGAACTTGACGCCGCCACGCCGCCAGTTCTGTGCCGGCAGCTTGCGGCCGGCATACCCGGCGCCTGGCTCACCGAGATTGCGCAATGCGGCCACTGCCCGCCGCTGGAAATGCCCGACGTTTTCATTGAGACGGTGCGTGGCTTCCTGGCGTTCTGA
- a CDS encoding ABC transporter ATP-binding protein, whose product MPTDALRLQAINTYYADSRALHDVSLSLQSGEVLALLGRNGAGKTTTMHSIIGFTPPRDGEVLLFGESLRGLPPEAVARRGVGLVPQGRRIFRSLSVMENLRVAERAGTQGKAAWDVARVFDLFPRLRERKSQAAGSMSGGEQQMLAIARALMGNPRVVLFDEPSEGLAPQIVEEVGAILRRLKTEGLSIILVEQNTRFALALADHVAILNTGRVVFDGTPEALAADPNLIAANLGVH is encoded by the coding sequence TTGCCGACTGATGCGCTGCGGCTCCAAGCCATTAACACCTATTATGCCGATAGCCGCGCGCTGCATGACGTGTCGTTGAGCCTGCAGTCCGGCGAAGTGCTGGCATTGCTGGGGCGCAATGGCGCCGGCAAGACGACAACAATGCATTCCATCATCGGTTTCACGCCACCTCGGGATGGCGAGGTATTGCTGTTCGGCGAGAGCCTGCGCGGCCTGCCGCCGGAGGCGGTGGCGCGACGCGGTGTCGGCCTGGTGCCGCAAGGCAGGCGCATCTTCCGTAGCCTCAGCGTGATGGAAAACCTGCGTGTCGCGGAACGGGCTGGCACACAGGGCAAGGCGGCATGGGATGTGGCGCGGGTATTCGACCTGTTTCCACGCTTGCGCGAACGCAAGAGCCAGGCGGCTGGTTCAATGTCAGGCGGCGAGCAGCAGATGCTTGCCATTGCCCGTGCGCTGATGGGCAATCCGCGCGTGGTGCTGTTTGACGAACCATCCGAAGGCCTGGCACCGCAGATCGTCGAGGAGGTAGGCGCCATCCTGCGTCGGCTGAAGACCGAGGGTCTATCGATCATCCTGGTGGAACAGAATACCCGCTTCGCGCTTGCACTGGCCGACCATGTGGCGATTCTCAACACCGGTCGCGTGGTTTTCGATGGCACACCGGAGGCCCTTGCCGCGGATCCCAACCTGATTGCCGCCAATCTCGGCGTACATTGA
- a CDS encoding ABC transporter substrate-binding protein, protein MTQHTARTHSAFASCLRAAVIAGLSLLPLAVHAQEKIKMGTPARVNIGYSPFLLARDMGYFQQEGLEVEIIEFLGTSVLIPQVANKGVDIGFPGADAVIISRQPGRDYMPVRFFYNVTRKNPWDFVVPDNSPIKRVEDLRGKKIGVGALANGNVPIARSMFREMKMEAGRDYEFVPTGVGAPAIHAMNTGQIDVFNGFDATIAFLANAGIKLRYLQQPPKYTNLISNGMMTHEDTIKNRPEMLGKFGRAVAKAILACEADIPHCIRSAWKQYPSLKPQDKTDEQALAEAIPTVTKRMESMLTFADPKAPRRFGEYQPQMWQDYIDVLYDGGEITSKQIDVASLYTNQFVDAINAFDPAKVLADVKARR, encoded by the coding sequence ATGACGCAACACACTGCCCGCACCCATTCTGCCTTCGCGTCCTGCTTGCGCGCTGCTGTCATTGCCGGCCTGTCGCTGCTGCCCCTGGCGGTGCATGCGCAGGAAAAGATCAAGATGGGCACGCCGGCCCGGGTCAATATCGGCTATTCGCCTTTCCTGCTCGCGCGTGACATGGGCTACTTCCAGCAGGAAGGCCTGGAGGTCGAAATCATCGAATTCCTTGGCACCTCGGTCCTGATCCCGCAGGTGGCGAACAAGGGCGTGGATATTGGCTTTCCCGGTGCCGACGCGGTGATCATCAGCCGCCAGCCGGGCCGCGACTACATGCCGGTGCGTTTCTTCTACAACGTGACTCGCAAGAACCCGTGGGATTTCGTGGTGCCGGATAACAGCCCGATCAAGCGGGTCGAGGATCTGCGGGGCAAGAAGATCGGCGTCGGCGCGCTGGCCAACGGCAATGTGCCGATTGCCCGATCGATGTTCCGCGAGATGAAAATGGAAGCCGGCCGCGATTACGAATTCGTGCCGACCGGCGTTGGCGCTCCGGCGATCCACGCCATGAACACTGGCCAGATCGATGTGTTCAACGGCTTTGATGCCACCATTGCCTTCCTGGCTAATGCCGGGATCAAGCTGCGCTATCTGCAGCAGCCGCCGAAATACACCAACCTGATCTCCAACGGCATGATGACGCACGAGGATACGATCAAGAACCGGCCGGAAATGCTCGGCAAGTTTGGCCGTGCCGTCGCCAAGGCCATCCTGGCCTGCGAAGCCGACATCCCGCATTGCATCCGCTCCGCCTGGAAGCAGTATCCGTCGCTCAAGCCACAGGACAAGACCGATGAACAGGCCCTGGCCGAAGCGATCCCGACGGTGACCAAGCGCATGGAATCGATGCTCACCTTCGCCGACCCGAAGGCGCCGCGCCGCTTTGGCGAGTACCAGCCGCAGATGTGGCAGGACTACATCGATGTGCTCTATGACGGCGGTGAGATCACCAGCAAGCAGATTGATGTTGCGTCGCTCTATACCAACCAGTTTGTCGATGCCATCAACGCCTTCGATCCCGCCAAGGTACTGGCTGATGTGAAGGCCCGCCGTTGA
- a CDS encoding ABC transporter ATP-binding protein yields MTAPALKITGLRKRFGGLPAVDGVDLTIPVGDRRLLLGPNGAGKTTLFNLITGDIKPTSGRVELFGEDITGAAPYRCAHRGLARTYQILTLFPNNTLRENVYLSLLGLSPLRLNPIASMRRRSEFAARAEAALERVGLHRLADRKLSETAYGEKRRLEIALALAQQPRLLLLDEPLAGLSREERSEVQALVRDIPADITVVLIEHDMDIALSLARSITVMYYGQVIAEGDRASITAHPRVREVYFAD; encoded by the coding sequence ATGACCGCGCCCGCCCTCAAGATCACCGGTCTGCGCAAGCGTTTCGGCGGGCTGCCGGCCGTGGATGGCGTCGACCTGACGATTCCGGTCGGTGACCGCCGGTTGCTGCTGGGTCCGAATGGCGCCGGCAAGACCACATTGTTCAACCTGATCACGGGCGATATCAAACCGACATCTGGCCGGGTTGAGCTGTTCGGTGAAGATATTACCGGTGCCGCGCCGTATCGCTGCGCCCATCGCGGCCTCGCCCGCACCTACCAGATTCTGACGCTGTTTCCCAACAACACACTGCGCGAGAATGTGTATCTCTCGCTGTTGGGCCTTTCGCCGCTGCGGCTCAATCCGATTGCCAGCATGCGCCGGCGCAGTGAGTTCGCGGCCCGCGCCGAGGCGGCGTTGGAGCGCGTCGGCCTGCATCGCCTGGCCGACCGTAAATTGTCGGAAACCGCTTATGGCGAGAAGCGTCGCCTGGAGATTGCCCTGGCACTGGCGCAGCAACCCCGATTGCTGCTGCTTGATGAACCATTGGCCGGCTTGTCACGCGAGGAGCGTAGCGAGGTGCAGGCGCTGGTGCGCGACATTCCCGCCGACATTACCGTGGTACTGATCGAACATGACATGGATATCGCGCTGTCCTTGGCCCGGTCCATCACCGTGATGTATTACGGCCAGGTGATCGCTGAGGGCGATCGCGCCAGCATCACCGCGCATCCGCGGGTGCGGGAGGTGTATTTTGCCGACTGA
- a CDS encoding branched-chain amino acid ABC transporter permease, with product MMRVLPWLLGAVALAVPLMIGQAFYINVASQILIAAIFASSLNILVGYAGLTSLGHAAYLGTAAYLVAWLNTQGGFGHLPAVLLALGGTTLMAALFGLMALRATGIAFLMITLALGQTLWGVAYRWVTVTGGDNGLPGLQRPMPFGIALTNPVAFYLFTTIVFLLAIGCIAVFARSGLGTSLVGSRDQPRRMRMLGHNVWLVQWLAFVFAGFWAAVAGVVFVYYHQYISPHALGLPASAETLLMVIAGGAGTLFGPLVGAFIVVVLKMVVSAYVTRWVMLLGIVFVVIVIFMPEGVVPGLDRLRRRLLPGARNAP from the coding sequence ATGATGCGAGTATTGCCCTGGCTGCTTGGTGCCGTGGCATTGGCTGTGCCGTTGATGATCGGTCAGGCCTTTTACATCAATGTCGCCAGCCAGATTCTGATCGCGGCGATTTTCGCCTCCAGCCTCAATATCCTGGTCGGCTATGCCGGTCTCACCTCGCTCGGCCATGCCGCCTATCTCGGCACCGCAGCCTATCTGGTGGCATGGCTCAACACACAAGGCGGCTTTGGCCATCTGCCGGCGGTGCTGCTGGCGCTTGGCGGCACCACGCTGATGGCTGCGCTATTCGGCCTGATGGCTTTGCGTGCCACCGGTATCGCCTTCCTGATGATCACCCTGGCGCTTGGTCAGACTTTGTGGGGTGTTGCCTATCGCTGGGTGACTGTCACGGGCGGCGACAATGGCCTGCCGGGCCTGCAGCGCCCGATGCCGTTCGGCATCGCGCTCACCAATCCGGTTGCCTTCTATCTTTTCACCACGATCGTCTTCCTGCTCGCCATCGGCTGCATTGCCGTGTTCGCGCGCTCTGGCCTTGGTACCAGCCTGGTCGGCAGCCGCGACCAACCGCGCCGCATGCGCATGCTTGGCCATAACGTCTGGCTGGTGCAGTGGCTGGCCTTTGTCTTTGCCGGTTTCTGGGCGGCAGTCGCCGGCGTGGTGTTCGTCTATTACCACCAGTATATCAGCCCGCACGCACTCGGCCTGCCGGCCTCGGCGGAAACCCTGCTGATGGTGATTGCCGGCGGTGCCGGCACGTTGTTCGGCCCGCTGGTCGGCGCCTTCATCGTTGTGGTGCTGAAAATGGTGGTCAGCGCCTATGTCACCCGCTGGGTAATGCTGCTGGGTATTGTGTTTGTTGTGATCGTCATCTTCATGCCGGAAGGCGTGGTGCCGGGGCTGGATCGCCTGCGCCGACGCCTGTTGCCCGGCGCCAGGAATGCGCCATGA